In Coregonus clupeaformis isolate EN_2021a chromosome 15, ASM2061545v1, whole genome shotgun sequence, one genomic interval encodes:
- the LOC123492609 gene encoding LOW QUALITY PROTEIN: snRNA-activating protein complex subunit 3-like (The sequence of the model RefSeq protein was modified relative to this genomic sequence to represent the inferred CDS: inserted 1 base in 1 codon) codes for MAAGSSSNVNENIPVFEYKDINTKPFHVGSFRTAWLEKLKRIDYSYEEKYEETQDADFAKEMGIAPETLDELKAICSIDNLRCQPEEEPLDTNVVPPDPTLQTLIQRKKKQDYKDTLRIDKISRVDHYQDELESLAVGKRPEDLVDLVPEGEIILSINVLYPAIFERFKYVRPHMTFQMLGSHRLVDLRDAICCISDLQVFGEFSNTPDMAPDFISKDHFKSAFFYFEGVFYNDMRHPECQDMSETTIDWAKTRDFPTFHKAKMEDTRFYDLKVKVGYPYLFCHQGDCEHVVIITDIRLAHKDDCLDKKLYPXLTHKHRVMTRKCAVCNVYIGRWLTTNDPFAPNDPCLFCERCFRMLHYDKEGNKLGQFLAYPYVDPGAFN; via the exons ATGGCGGCGGGCAGCAGCTCAAACGTGAACGAAAATATTCCCGTTTTTGAATATAAAGACATAAACACCAAACCATTCCACGTTGGCTCATTCAGAACCGCATGGCTTGAGAAATTGAAACGAATTGACTATTCCTACGAGGAAAAATACGAAGAGACTCAAGATGCCGACTTTGCAAAGGAGATGGGAATCGCACCAGAAACGTTGGATGAACTGAAAGCTATCTGCAG CATTGACAATCTTCGCTGTCAACCTGAAGAGGAGCCCCTTGACACCAACGTTGTGCCACCTGACCCCACTCTGCAAACACTAAT acagagaaagaagaaGCAGGATTACAAAGACACCCTGAGGATCGATAAGATAAGCAGAGTTGACCACTACCAAGATGAACTG GAGAGCCTAGCAGTGGGTAAAAGGCCTGAGGACCTTGTTGACTTGGTGCCAGAAGGGGAGATCATTTTGAGCATCAACGTTCTCTACCCAGCCATATTTGAGAGA TTTAAGTATGTGAGGCCCCACATGACCTTTCAGATGCTGGGCTCCCATAGGCTGGTGGACCTGAGGGATGCTATCTGCTGTATCAGCGACCTGCAGGTCTTCGGAGAGTTCAGCAACACGCCCGACATGGCACCGGACTTCATCAGCAAG GATCACTTCAAATCCGCCTTCTTCTACTTTGAAGGGGTCTTCTACAATGACATGCGTCACCCTGAGTGCCAGGACATGAGCGA GACCACCATTGATTGGGCAAAGACTAGAGACTTCCCCACGTTCCACAAGGCCAAGATGGAGGACACCAGGTTCTACGACCTGAAGGTGAAGGTGGGCTACCCCTACCTCTTCTGTCACCAGGGAGACTGCGAGCACGTTGTCATCATCACCGACatcag ACTGGCCCATAAGGATGACTGCCTGGATAAGAAACTGTACC CCCTTACCCACAAGCACAGGGTCATGACCAGAAAGTGCGCCGTGTGTAACGTCTACATCGGCAG ATGGTTAACCACAAATGATCCATTTGCCCCAAATGACCCGTGTCTCTTCTGTGAGCGGTGCTTCCGCATGCTGCACTATGACAAGGAAGGAAACAAACTAGGACAGTTCCTGGCCTACCCTTATGTGGACCCTGGTGCCTTCAACTGA